A genome region from Alkalimarinus coralli includes the following:
- a CDS encoding aspartate/glutamate racemase family protein produces MPKDTIENKKKIKVIIPIVPTQVIDEVKQEVEQVLAPDFSADYINVKSGTCFIESRYAEFLNTADIIKLSQQAEKDGFDAIFIDCFGSPGVSVVRELVDIPVLGGFDGAVLMAMSIAQRFSIITVVPSVDSMLESQARDLGITGNLASIRNVNIPVKDLSDKTKLIKHLLEQSKQAITSDGAEAIVLGCTGMLDVVTAVADGLKEMKLPAPVIDPTFAAICTLQSLVRCGLSQSRLTYYRSDAKLVTDPGQCSL; encoded by the coding sequence ATGCCCAAAGATACAATTGAAAACAAAAAGAAAATTAAAGTTATTATTCCTATTGTTCCCACTCAAGTTATTGATGAAGTAAAGCAAGAAGTAGAACAGGTACTAGCACCTGATTTCTCAGCTGATTATATTAACGTAAAGTCTGGCACTTGTTTTATCGAGAGCCGCTATGCTGAATTCTTAAATACTGCTGACATTATTAAGCTCAGCCAGCAAGCGGAAAAAGATGGTTTCGATGCAATTTTTATTGACTGTTTTGGCTCACCCGGTGTGTCTGTTGTCAGGGAACTGGTAGATATACCTGTTCTAGGAGGGTTTGATGGCGCTGTATTAATGGCAATGTCTATAGCACAAAGGTTTTCAATTATAACAGTCGTGCCTAGTGTTGATTCGATGCTTGAATCTCAGGCCCGAGATTTGGGTATTACAGGCAATTTAGCTTCTATAAGAAACGTAAACATACCGGTTAAAGACCTTTCCGATAAAACGAAATTAATTAAACATCTTCTGGAACAAAGCAAGCAAGCCATTACGTCAGATGGAGCTGAAGCGATTGTCTTAGGCTGTACTGGAATGCTTGATGTTGTAACCGCAGTTGCAGACGGACTAAAAGAAATGAAGCTGCCTGCACCTGTCATTGATCCGACATTCGCAGCAATTTGCACATTACAGTCACTGGTTCGTTGTGGGCTTTCTCAAAGTCGCCTAACCTATTACAGGTCAGATGCAAAGTTGGTGACTGATCCGGGCCAGTGCTCGCTTTAG